In Stanieria sp. NIES-3757, the DNA window TGAGTATTTATCTTTCCTATCTTGTCAATCAAGGCTTGTTATCAGAAAACACCAAAATTCTGTAAGGGCGAATCGCCCCTACTATTCAATATCTTGTCTTAATAAACATACTTAAAGCTATAAATCTCAAAAATCAATAAAAACCAGCACTAACATGACTAAAACTCTTACTTATTCAGCATACGATTCTTTTGCTCGCATTATTAACGAAAATTGGGGCCCAGAAGTTAGTGAAACTTTATTTCCTGATATCGAACAATTATTACTTAAACATCTTGCCCAATCAGCTTCCATTCTCGATCTTTGTTGTGGTGCAGGGCATTTAGCACAAAAGTTACAAGATCTAGGCTATCAAGTTACTGGAATTGATGGTTCAACCGAACTATTAACTTACGCTCGCCAAAACGCTCCCAACAGTAAATTTATTTTAGACGATGCCCGTTACTTTAAACTACCAAACTCTTTTGACGGAGTTATTTCTACCGATTATGGTCTTAATCATATAACTACAATAGAAGAATTAACGTGTGTCTTTCACAACGTTTACACTGCCTTAAAACCAAACGGTTTATTCATGTTCGATTTTAGTTTAGATCGACGATATCAAGGCGACTGGAATAATTCCCTACTAGGAGACGTGCAAGACGAATATGCTTGGGCATTAAAACGTATCTACAATCCCGAAGAAGAAAGAGGAGATATTTACATTACTATCTTTGAATTAACTGATCATAACTGGAAACGTTCTGATCTTACTTGGTCAGTTAAAGGATATCATCTTGAAGAAATAATTTCCGCTCTACAAAATGTCGGATTTACAGACATCAATTATTACAACCAAGAAGACATTTCAGAACCCACAAAAGAAGCCAACATACTTTACTTTGTTTGTCACAAATAAACTTTAATTATTCAACCTCAAACCCAATCCTTAAATTCATCTGTATTCATCCGTGTTCATCCGTGTACACTTTTCTTACCACCAAACTCCATTTAAATACTAAAAACATGATTACAACTAACCCACCAACAAACTTAGAAAATCTCACCACAATTTTCTCCCAACTCGACTTAACTCGCCGCCAACAAAAATATTTAACAGACTTTATTACTCGCTATAACCAGAAAACAAAAAAATCCAAAGAAATTGCTCAAGCAAATCGTTCAATTTTAGCAGACAATAAAAGTTTTGTAGATTTTCAACTACCTCTTAAAGAACTATATTATCCTCTGGTTACGCAACAATCTTACGGTTCAAAAATTCAAGATATCGATGGCAACGAATACATAGATTTAGTTATGGGATATGGCGTTAATCTTTGCGGTCATAATCCTGATTTTGTAAAACAAGCAATTGTAGAACAACTAAATAAAGGAATCCAATTAGGTTCTCAATCAGAATTAATTGGCGAAGTTGCTAACTTAATTAGTGAACTAACAGGAGTAGAAAGAGTTGCTTTTAGCAATACAGGAACAGAAGCAGTAATGACAGCAATTCGTCTGGCAAGAACCGTAACAGTACGCAATAAAATTGTCATGTTTTCTAACTCTTATCACGGTCATTTTGATGGCACTCTTGGTAAAGTAAAAACTATCAATAATCAACTCCAAACTGTTGCCATATCGCCTGGAATTCCTACTAGTTATCTCCAAGATATTTTAGTTTTAAAATACGATGACGAACAATCTTTAGAAATAATCAAACAACACTCTCAAGAAATAGCTGCCGTCTTAGTCGAACCAGTTCAATCAAGCCAATTAAATTTACAACCAAAAGCCTTTCTTCAACAATTAAGACAACTTACTCAAGACTTAAAAATAGCTTTAATTTTTGATGAAATGGTAACAGGTTTTCGTATTCATCCAGGTGGCGCACAAGCTTGGTTTGAAATCGAAGCAGATCTAGTTACTTATGGCAAAATTGTTGGTGGTGGTTTACCCATTGGAATTATTGCAGGAAAAGCTCAATATTTAGATGCGATCGATGGTGGAATCTGGCATTATGGAGACTTATCATCTCCTCAAAGCCAAACTACTTTTTTTGCAGGAACTTATTGTAAACATCCTCTAGCGAGCGCTTCTGCTCATGCAATTTTAGTACATTTAAAAACCCAAGGTGCTACTTTACAAGAACAATTAAACCAACGCACATCTAATTTTGTAGCGACACTTAATGATTATTTTGAACAAGAAGAATTACCAATTTATCTGGCTAATTTTGGCTCGTTATTCGGTTCTTCTGATTTAGAAACTGATGAATCTGCTGAAGATAATTCTGAATTATCTTTGGTTTTTGACTTACTTTACTATCACCTTTTAGCTAAAGGAATCATGCTTAGAGGTAACGGCGGATTTTTATCAACTGCCCATACAGAAGCAGATCTTAACTTCATTATCCAAGCAGTTAAAGATAGTATTTCTGAATTAAGAGAAGGCGAATTTTTACCTTGAATAAAGCTTTTATAGTGATTGTCAGATTAATGAAATACAGTTCATTTCCCTCGTTTTTGTTGATAGTTAATGGTTAGTCGCTCCGTGCGCCTTCAGCTGATGATGACGCGTCATCATCGGGGTTGATTATTCATCCCTCATCATTCATAACTTTTTACTTTTTACTTTTTACTTCAAAACCATGCCACTTACTCCTACTATTAATTCTTGGATTACTTTTCCCAAACCCAATCTTTCTGCTTCCCTGCGTTTATTTTGTTTTCCCTATGCAGGTGGTAGTTCTTACTCTTTCCGTTCCTGGATTGATTATTTTCCTAAAACTATTGAAATTTGTCCCGTAGAACTTCCAGGCAGAGGAAGCCAAATACAATTAACTCCTTTTAATCAAATCGAGCCTTTAGTTAAGGCGATCGCTTTAGAAATTTTACCTTTTTTAGATCGACCTTTTGCTTTTTTTGGTCATAGTATGGGAGGATTAGTCAGTTTTGAATTGGCTCGTTTACTTCGTCGTCAATATAATTTAGAACCAGTTCATTTATTTATTTCTGGTCGTTGCGCTCCTCAAATTAATAATTTAAAAACTGTGATTAATAATCTACCTAAAGCAGATTTTATTCGAGAATTACACCAACTTAAGGGTACACCAGAAGAAGTATTAAATAATGATGAATTAATGGAAATACTACTTCCCATCCTGCGAGCAGATTTTTCTGTTTTAGAAAATTATACTTATACTTCCGAAACTCCTTTTAATTGTCCAATTTCTGTTTTTGGCGGTCTACAAGATCGAACAATTGAACTAAAAGAACTTGAAGCCTGGAGAGAACAAACTTTAAATTCTTTTTCTTTAAAAATGTTTTCTGGTAATCACTTTTTTATTCATTCATTTCAGTCTTTTCTGCTTCAAGAATTAATTCAACAGTTAAATGCTTATCAATAATTTTAGCTTTGGGAAATCTTTTAAATCTGTTTTATTTTTAATTAGTTTGCTCATAGTTTTATTAGTAGGACAAACCAATTTATTAAGTAATCCTAAAAGTAGCGAAATTCTTTGGGATAACTATGATATTCCTCATATTTATGGCATTGATGATCGAGGTGCATTTCAATCCTTTGGTTGGGCGCAAATGCACAGCCACGGTAACTTACTTCTTCGTCTTTATGGTCAAGCTAGAGGACGTGCTGCTGAATATTGGGGAGAAGATTATCTAGAATCAGATCGATGGGTTGTCACGATGGGCATTCCTCAACGAGCAAAAACTTGGTATCAACAACAAAATCCAACTTTTCGTAGTTATTTAGATAGTTTTGCTACAGGAATTAACACTTATGCAGCAGAACACCCCGAATTAATCGACGATGAAGTCAAAACAGTTTTACCAGTCACAGGAGAAGATGTTCTCGCTCACGTTCAACGAGTGCTTAATTTTACCTTTGTGGTAGATCCAGAAACAGTTACAAATCTTCATCAAAAACCAAAACACTCCAAAGGTTCTAATGGTTGGGCGATCGCACCTGCTCATTCCGCTAGTGGTAATGCTATGTTACTAGCTAACCCTCATCTACCTTGGTCAGATTTATTCTTGTGGTATGAGGCACAAATTACTGCACCAGGAATTGATGCTTATGGTGCAACTTTAGTTGGTATTCCCGTTCTTGCGATCGCATTTAATGATAATTTAGGTTGGACTCACACGGTTAACACTTTTGATGGTTGGGATCTTTATGAATTAACTCTTTCCGATCAAGGTTATCTATTTGATGGTAAAGTTCGTGATTTTATGACCGAAACTGCTGAAATTAAATTAAAACAAAAGGATGGCACTATCCAATCACAAAAACTTACCATACAAAGTTCTGTTCATGGCCCTCTGATTAAACAAGAAGAAGGCAAAGCCTTAGCATTAAGAGTGGTTGGTTTAGATCATCCTGGTGTATTAGAACAATGGTGGGATATGGCAAAAGCTAGTAATTTGAAACAGTTTGAAGCCGTACTCCAACGCCTACAGTTACCCATGTTTACTGTAATGTATGCCGATCGCGAGGGACACATTATGCACCTATTTAATGGTCAAGTTCCCATTCGCTCTCAAGGCGATTTTGCCTATTGGCAAGGTATTATTCCTGGCGACACTTCAAATACTCTCTGGACTAAAATTCATCCCTATCAAGATTTACCTCGGATCGTCGATCCAACTAGTGGTTGGCTACAAAATGCCAACGATCCTCCGTGGACAACTACTTTTCCCAGTGCTATTGCACCAGAAGATTATCCTCCTTATATTGCACCCCAAGGGATGGATTTTCGAGCGCAACGTTCGGCTCGAATGCTAGCGGAAAATTCTCAGATTTCTCTCCAAGAAATGATTACTGATAAACATTCAACCCGCATGGAAATTGCGGAGCGTCTCCTTGACGATCTCATTCCTGCCTTGCGTCAAGACAATAGTTCATTTGCTCTACAAGTAGCTGATGTCCTCGAACAATGGGATCGTCAAACTGATGCCAACAGTCAAGGAGCAGTCTTATTTGCTGCTTGGTTAGAAGAAATCGACTTTGATACCTTGTTTAGTCAACCCTGGCAAGCAAGTTCCCCTCTCAATACCCCCAATGGTTTAGGGGATCCTCAACAGGCAGTCAAAACACTTTTAGCAGTAGCTGCCCAGATCGAACAAGATTATGGTGCAATAAATGTATCCTGGGGTGAAGTTTTTCGCCTTAACGACGGTAATCTAGATTTACCTGCCAATGGTGGGCCGGGAGACTTTGGTATTTTTCGGGTAGTTAACTTTATACCTATGGAAGACTCCAAACATTTTCAGGCTTTTGATGGAGATTCTTTTGTCGCTGCGATTGAGTTTTCTCAACCAGTCAAAGCAATGGCTCTAACTAGTTATGGTAATGCTACTCAACCAAATTCTATTCCCACCGAAGATCAATTAGAATTATTTGCTCAAAAACAATTGCGTCCCGTTTGGCGATCGCGTCAAGAAGTGGAAGCTCATGCAGTCGAGCGTAAAATTGTGTCAAAGTCAAGAGGTAGCATGCTACGTCTCCACAATTCCTAATGATTAATTGTTGTTAATTCTTTTGATGCTGGTCAATTCGCTCTCTAAATTTCTGTAACATCTCGTCGTCTGCTTCAGTTTCTAAAGCAGGCAAAGGTTTGGGTTTAGTTTGGTTATTTGGAATAGGTTGCTGGGAAGGTTGGAATTCTGTCTGTCTTTCTCGCTCTAGCTGTTCCCTGCGTGCTTTAGCTGCTCTTTCCTGTTCTAATTGTCGTTGCCTTGCTGCCTCTTGCTCTGCTCTTTCCTGTTCCAATTGCCGTTGTCGTGCTGCTTCTTGCTCTGCTCTTTCTCTTTCTCTTTCTTTTTGTTTCTGACGAGCAATGCGATCGTATTCCGAGCCAGCTACAGTAAAATTAATGGTTACCTGCACCGAAGCACTACTATTACCAGGAGAACTGAATTTCATCTCTCTAGCTGCTAACAAAGCCTGACGATTAAGCTGGCTATTGCTATGTGGAGAAACAAGTTCTGCACCGATAATATTACCCTGAGCATCAATAGTCAGTTTTATTCCTGCACTACCTTCTGCTCCTGCTAAGGCTGCGGGATATTCAGGTTCGCAGTTACTAATACAGCTAATACCTTTATCTTCACTGACTTGAGGACGAGGTGGTTCACTACTAGCAGCAACTGCACTTGGAACCCCTGAACTACTGCCGGTGCTACTGCCTTGATCTGATGAACCCTCTACTGTACTATTTGCTGCCTTAAAATTACTATTTAACGACGAAGTTGGGTTATCATCTGAGATTGCTCTAGAAATAATTGGTTGTGACGGTGCTGGTGTAGGAGAGGTTAGAACTCTCTTGGTTGAAAGTTTTGGTGGGGTTGATTGAGGTTCAATTGGCTCTGGTCGTTTTACGGGAGGTGGGGGTGTTTCGGTTTTGACTGGTTCTGGTGATTTGACAGGAGATGGAAGTGTTTCGGTTTTGACTGGCTCTGGTTTTAGCTCTGGTTTTGGTTTAGGCTCAACTATTGGTTTTGGTTCGATTTTGGTTTCTGGTATTGGTTTTGGTTGTGGTTTGGGCTGCTCGACAATAATCAACTCCATCGATTTTGCTACTTTGGGCGATTCAACCGACCATTGAGGAAGAGCCAAGACAAGTATTCCATGAAGTAATGCCGAACTTGCAAAACCAAAGGTAAGAATTTTTTTGATTTGCTGTTGTTCTTGTTGGCGTTGTTGAATACAGAACTGAGAAGTAGACATGGGTAATGATTGTAAGACTTAGGAGCAAAATTAGAGGTAGAACTGAAGCTGGCTTATTGATAATTACTTTAATTAAAAAACATACCATGAAAAATTTAATTTTATTGTTAATTATTATCATTTAATTGATGCAATTGAGTGGAGCGACAGCTATGATCGGAAATTTAGACAAGGTCTTTCCGAATTCATTTTTTGACCTCTATCTTAAGGTAGAAGTAAAAAAAATTTAAAATTTAATTGAATAGAATTATTGATAAGCTGTGGTAAACTGCTTAAGCAGGAAAATGATAATTATTTGCAATTACTTTGAAAATGTAGCTTATGCCTATCGATAATATTTGGACAGCGGGAGGGATAGTTAGTTTTCCCTTGCTAGGATTTTCTCTCTTAGCAGTAGCTTTGATAGTTGAAAGGATCGTCTTTTGGTTAAGGTTAAAAAGAAAACAGCGCAAAGTAGTTAAGGAAGCCTTTTCGTTATATCGTTCCGATCCTTTTGCAGCTATTAAAAAGCTCAAACAAAATGCCCAGTTACCAATTGCCCGTATCTTTTTAGAGGCTTTAGAATTAGAAGAACCTACTTCTGATGAGTTTCGTTTGGCGTTAGAAAGTGCTACTCAAGCAGAGTTACCCATTTTAAGAAGATTTAGTACAATTTTCCAGACAATTATTACTGTTTCTCCTTTATTAGGTCTGTTAGGAACAATTTTAGGCTTAATTCAATCTTTTGCTTCTCTAGAGATTGGTAATGTTGCTAATAGTAACGCTACGGGAGTCACGGGAGGATTAAGTGAGGCATTAGTTTCAACCGTAATGGGATTGGTAGTAGCAATTTTCACTCTCCTGTTTGCGAATGCTTTCCGAGGCTTGTATTTACGAGAGCTAGCTTTAATTCAAGAATATGGTGGTCAATTAGAATTGATGTACCGTCGCTTATACGAAGGAACCAGAACCTATGCGTCTACCAAATGAACCAGAAGAACAGTTTGAGATTAATCTCGTCTCGATGATCGATGTGATCTTTTCAATTTTGGCTTTCTTTATTATCTCAACTTTATTTTTATCGCGATCGCAAAGTTTACCCGTCAATTTACCTTCAGCACAAACCTCAGCAGCAGAAAAACCAGAACAGGTTAACATCACTATTGAAGCTGATGGAGATATGTTTTTAGATCGTCAGCCAATTGAACCCAACGCACTTAAAGGTGCATTGACTAAAAAGATTGCACCCAATTCCGAGTCATTGGTAGTGATCAATGCCGATGAAAAAGTCGAACACGGCGTAGTAGTCAAAGTAATGGATAGTTTGCGACAAATACCAGGAGCCAGAATGGCGATCGC includes these proteins:
- a CDS encoding aminotransferase class-III; this encodes MITTNPPTNLENLTTIFSQLDLTRRQQKYLTDFITRYNQKTKKSKEIAQANRSILADNKSFVDFQLPLKELYYPLVTQQSYGSKIQDIDGNEYIDLVMGYGVNLCGHNPDFVKQAIVEQLNKGIQLGSQSELIGEVANLISELTGVERVAFSNTGTEAVMTAIRLARTVTVRNKIVMFSNSYHGHFDGTLGKVKTINNQLQTVAISPGIPTSYLQDILVLKYDDEQSLEIIKQHSQEIAAVLVEPVQSSQLNLQPKAFLQQLRQLTQDLKIALIFDEMVTGFRIHPGGAQAWFEIEADLVTYGKIVGGGLPIGIIAGKAQYLDAIDGGIWHYGDLSSPQSQTTFFAGTYCKHPLASASAHAILVHLKTQGATLQEQLNQRTSNFVATLNDYFEQEELPIYLANFGSLFGSSDLETDESAEDNSELSLVFDLLYYHLLAKGIMLRGNGGFLSTAHTEADLNFIIQAVKDSISELREGEFLP
- a CDS encoding methyltransferase type 12, producing the protein MTKTLTYSAYDSFARIINENWGPEVSETLFPDIEQLLLKHLAQSASILDLCCGAGHLAQKLQDLGYQVTGIDGSTELLTYARQNAPNSKFILDDARYFKLPNSFDGVISTDYGLNHITTIEELTCVFHNVYTALKPNGLFMFDFSLDRRYQGDWNNSLLGDVQDEYAWALKRIYNPEEERGDIYITIFELTDHNWKRSDLTWSVKGYHLEEIISALQNVGFTDINYYNQEDISEPTKEANILYFVCHK
- a CDS encoding Thioesterase → MPLTPTINSWITFPKPNLSASLRLFCFPYAGGSSYSFRSWIDYFPKTIEICPVELPGRGSQIQLTPFNQIEPLVKAIALEILPFLDRPFAFFGHSMGGLVSFELARLLRRQYNLEPVHLFISGRCAPQINNLKTVINNLPKADFIRELHQLKGTPEEVLNNDELMEILLPILRADFSVLENYTYTSETPFNCPISVFGGLQDRTIELKELEAWREQTLNSFSLKMFSGNHFFIHSFQSFLLQELIQQLNAYQ
- a CDS encoding biopolymer transport protein ExbD/TolR family protein, which codes for MRLPNEPEEQFEINLVSMIDVIFSILAFFIISTLFLSRSQSLPVNLPSAQTSAAEKPEQVNITIEADGDMFLDRQPIEPNALKGALTKKIAPNSESLVVINADEKVEHGVVVKVMDSLRQIPGARMAIATEQE
- a CDS encoding MotA/TolQ/ExbB proton channel; amino-acid sequence: MPIDNIWTAGGIVSFPLLGFSLLAVALIVERIVFWLRLKRKQRKVVKEAFSLYRSDPFAAIKKLKQNAQLPIARIFLEALELEEPTSDEFRLALESATQAELPILRRFSTIFQTIITVSPLLGLLGTILGLIQSFASLEIGNVANSNATGVTGGLSEALVSTVMGLVVAIFTLLFANAFRGLYLRELALIQEYGGQLELMYRRLYEGTRTYASTK
- a CDS encoding peptidase S45, penicillin amidase gives rise to the protein MLINNFSFGKSFKSVLFLISLLIVLLVGQTNLLSNPKSSEILWDNYDIPHIYGIDDRGAFQSFGWAQMHSHGNLLLRLYGQARGRAAEYWGEDYLESDRWVVTMGIPQRAKTWYQQQNPTFRSYLDSFATGINTYAAEHPELIDDEVKTVLPVTGEDVLAHVQRVLNFTFVVDPETVTNLHQKPKHSKGSNGWAIAPAHSASGNAMLLANPHLPWSDLFLWYEAQITAPGIDAYGATLVGIPVLAIAFNDNLGWTHTVNTFDGWDLYELTLSDQGYLFDGKVRDFMTETAEIKLKQKDGTIQSQKLTIQSSVHGPLIKQEEGKALALRVVGLDHPGVLEQWWDMAKASNLKQFEAVLQRLQLPMFTVMYADREGHIMHLFNGQVPIRSQGDFAYWQGIIPGDTSNTLWTKIHPYQDLPRIVDPTSGWLQNANDPPWTTTFPSAIAPEDYPPYIAPQGMDFRAQRSARMLAENSQISLQEMITDKHSTRMEIAERLLDDLIPALRQDNSSFALQVADVLEQWDRQTDANSQGAVLFAAWLEEIDFDTLFSQPWQASSPLNTPNGLGDPQQAVKTLLAVAAQIEQDYGAINVSWGEVFRLNDGNLDLPANGGPGDFGIFRVVNFIPMEDSKHFQAFDGDSFVAAIEFSQPVKAMALTSYGNATQPNSIPTEDQLELFAQKQLRPVWRSRQEVEAHAVERKIVSKSRGSMLRLHNS